GTGGTCGACGCTGGGCAATATCAGCGGACTGTTCTGCATGTCCGCCGCCGCGATGCTGGGCCTGGGCGCCCTGATCGCCAGTTCCGAGTTGATCTTCAATGCAGTGAAAATCGCCGGCGCGGGCTATCTGTTCTATCTCGGCGCCAAACAGTTGCTGAAAAAGACCCCGCTGATCACTGAGCCTATCGAAGGCCAACCCGGCACCCAGGCACCCTCGCGCCTCAAGCTGTTCAAGTCGGCCTTTCTCACGGCGGCGACCAACCCCAAGGCGACGATTTTTTTCACCGCGCTGTTTCCTCAGTTCATCGACCAGAGCGCCGCACTGGTGCCTCAGTTCCTGGTGCTGACCCTGATTTTCATGGCGCTGTCATTGCTTTCCCTGAGCCTCTACGCCCAACTCGCCTCCCGCGCCAAAGGCGTGCTGACCCGCCCGCT
This region of Pseudomonas fluorescens genomic DNA includes:
- a CDS encoding LysE family translocator — translated: MEVHSILAYTLVAAVSVASPGPATLMALHNSLAYGTKSTLWSTLGNISGLFCMSAAAMLGLGALIASSELIFNAVKIAGAGYLFYLGAKQLLKKTPLITEPIEGQPGTQAPSRLKLFKSAFLTAATNPKATIFFTALFPQFIDQSAALVPQFLVLTLIFMALSLLSLSLYAQLASRAKGVLTRPLFSRWLNRIVGSTFIFFGTAIMTMRRQTA